In the genome of Quercus robur chromosome 3, dhQueRobu3.1, whole genome shotgun sequence, one region contains:
- the LOC126719551 gene encoding uncharacterized protein LOC126719551 codes for MEGECSKKKKPTSNRLSLIDVVFSWCLEDVLNKDLYMNKVEKIPESFQSVQQYFGSFIFALLEETREELSSSLDFISSAPYAGVNSLQECGECVYDVKVDQWMYKSSCSKPYKMFPGGILVFTDSKPQTISDLKQEGGTWTLALVTEGTCTEFKVKSSCCIEAQSFIHKPQFVVFLRNITTNRNIWNALHTFGNLSIVKEVLYTNNVAEENCSLCSGKNDFIQNEEIYTTLLFKLNDSQREAVLASLHKFQCYHKSSVELIWCPPGTGKTMTLSILLSILQRMSCRTLVCAPTNVAITEAACHLLELVKASSEAGSISDALLCSLGNILFMGSEDLLEVASDIEEIHLNYRVERLLEVLRPLTGLRHCSCSMIDFLEGCVSQYHIFMDGELMENKEPDIVKNYSKGECKTFLEFVIERFRSIALLLRSSISIFCTHIARSFILDHNFETMVSIMKLLDTFETLLSQNNINCEELLVEFSHAKNTESCHYSFKSISTLLNMKRGECIYILKVLLTALDALDLPSAMDPSSVKKFCFQTASLIFCTASSSHMLHSLNMKPLELLVIDESAQVKECELIIPLQLPGLRHAILFGDHCQLPAMVNSNVSARAGFGRSLFERLSLMGHSKHFLNIQYRMHPLISFFPNSKFYGNKIVDAPNVKSGLAKRYLPGQIFGSYSFINISCGIEELDGIHHSWKNMVEVAVIIKVVNNLYKEWNGSKQKLSIGVISPYTAQVIAVREKIGKKYENLDGFAVKVKSIEGFQGGEADIIILSTVRCNSDGSISFASNHGRINVALTRARHCLWILGNETTLLNSQSVWKSIVCDAKDRQCFYNADEDENLAKFMLEVKKELNEYDDLLNFDSVLFESARWKVLFSDYFRKSFKKLRSIEMKKLVINLLLRLSSGWRPKNKKCNLIHDNTSGMLKQFKVLKVWDILPLEDIPKLAIRLDALFGKYTNDYLNRCKAKCFDGDLEVPMSWVTSLDFVRYKNSSYTGDMADSDDVYFGRRTFVENSMVSDSLTLMKFYSLSSGVVSHLLSRCDGKELDFPFELSDQETDVILFDRSCFILGRFACVGDDSEGSTSTGLDEIDEMLQFTDIPDSFIDLPSKLYPLVLTFHKFLMMLDGTVGNSFFGRFPEAIGHSRGTKRASKSVALKTFIRTKEVNYERFRSSYWPQFNNEQTKKFDSSTVFTEIMSHIKGGLPAGESCDDKLGLEDYLSLAERRVSTLSRKKMERGEFDLADLVIDIHNRLKVNRYDGDNMDFVYIDEVQDLSMRQVALFKYLCKNVAEGFVFSGDTAQTIARGIDFRFQDIKFLFYKEFLLGSGNDGAYGKKEKGKIADVFQLSQNFRTHAGILNLAQSVINLLYHFFPLSIDTLRPETSLIDGQVPVLLESVNGENAFISIFKNCGNDGGKIIGFGADQVILVRDDIARNKIVDYVGKQALILTIMESKGLEFQYQQYLKWQSSVIKLILGITRDVFLYNFFGSSPSKNQWRVIYKYMIENDLLDSTSTTSFPSFIWGKHNMLCSELKHLYVAITRTRQKLWIFENVEELSEPMFVYWKKLGFVQVREFNESLAQEMQVASSQEEWKSRGIKFFYQNNYEMARMCFERAGEIYWEKWAMAAGLRAAANHMSCSNSQLKHINLMKAAETFDSIGKSELSAQCYYEANEYERAGTIYLDKFGNSKLEDAAECFTRAGCYKTAAQLYAKCNLFTECMSVCSGGKLFDMGFQFLQYWKDNALSNNGLLNSNSDIEETSQMFLESAARYYHEIKYSKKMMMFVKAFHSKNSMRAFLMSLGSLDELLSLEKEWGNFQEAAKIARMQGDLLLEADLLENTGNYEDASLSILLYVFANSLWAPRSQGWPLKQFPRKEKLLTKAKEFAKNGSDNFFEFVCTEANILSDQECSLPELMQNFRSSQRHNSNKIWNIFEFLGCPGNGDVSGEFCLSYLAVNKQFIDTKVVYLLLKPDAYWLREIDDQYFMKKGKLVSIGALRFAQAARRYWCSEIFSVGVGMLEKLKALYEFATQNALPLYSQTFPVVHMFVLSKSLMETSIDPLDWRKLLTENMIFLRAMEQYKSVLQEVIINTINSTSKLTTHAQVGKVTIGTFGSGKLSSQLYKQITEVFDRNSPWREFFLTLGENAAQREVYLVHKFHKALEDTYNARWANVNNYISPGCFLYLVELLLIWVCSLRETFFTSKSSFVEWLIHREWKAIRNTNSLAAKVDESSLVVILEFVSCIIEQLLYHEQDTINWFGKANIILDPDSYLLLVLRLFVVTCVLCLC; via the exons GTGGAAAAAATACCAGAATCATTTCAGTCGGTGCAACAGTACTTTGGCTCATTTATCTTTGCCCTTTTGGAAGAAACACGTGAGGAACTGTCTTCAAGTTTGGACTTTATATCCTCAGCACCTTATGCTGGTGTAAACTCCCTTCAGGAATGTGGAGAATGTGTATATGATGTTAAGGTTGACCAGTGGATGTACAAGTCTAGTTGTAGTAAGCCATACAAAATGTTCCCTGGGGGCATTTTAGTTTTCACAGATAGCAAACCTCAAACTATTTCTGACTTAAAACAAGAGGGAGGAACATGGACTTTAGCATTAGTCACTGAAGGGACATGTACTGAGTTTAAAGTCAAATCATCATGTTGCATTGAAGCCCAGTCTTTCATCCATAAACCACAGTTTGTGGTTTTCTTGAGGAACATTACAACAAACCGAAATATATGGAATGCACTGCACACGTTTGGAAATCTATCAATCGTCAAGGAAGTGCTCTACACAAATAATGTG GCTGAGGAAAATTGTTCACTATGTTCtggaaaaaatgattttatccAGAATGAAGAAATCTACACAACTTTACTGTTTAAGCTAAATGATTCGCAAAGGGAGGCAGTTCTTGCTTCTCTTCATAAATTTCAGTGTTATCACAAGTCATCAGTTGAACTTATATGGTGTCCCCCGGGGACAGGGAAGACGATGACATTAAGTATCTTGCTCTCTATTCTCCAAAGAATGAGTTGTAGGACCCTTGTATGTGCACCAACAAATGTTGCAATTACAGAAGCAGCATGTCATCTGCTAGAACTGGTGAAAGCTTCATCTGAAGCTGGATCTATAAGTGATGCTTTGTTATGTTCGTTGGGTAATATTCTCTTTATGGGGAGCGAAGACCTGTTGGAAGTTGCTTCAGACATTGAAGAGATACATTTGAATTACCGTGTTGAAAGGCTTTTAGAGGTGCTTCGACCATTGACAGGTTTAAGGCATTGTTCTTGTTCAATGATTGATTTTCTTGAAGGGTGCGTTTCTCAATACCATATTTTCATGGATGGTGAATTGATGGAAAACAAAGAGCCCGACATTGTGAAGAATTATAGCAAAGGAGAATGTAAAACCTTTCTTGAATTTGTAATAGAAAGATTCAGATCAATTGCCTTATTGCTAAGAAGTTCGATCTCTATTTTCTGTACTCATATAGCCCGCAGCTTCATATTGGATCATAATTTTGAAACAATGGTTTCAATTATGAAGTTACTTGATACTTTTGAAACTTTGTTGTCTCAGAATAACATAAATTGTGAAGAGCTGCTGGTGGAATTTTCTCATGCCAAGAATACTGAGAGTTGTCATTACTCTTTTAAGAGTATATCAACCTTGCTGAACATGAAAAGGGGTGAATGCATTTACATTCTCAAGGTCCTGCTGACGGCTCTTGATGCACTTGACCTTCCAAGTGCTATGGATCCCAGTTCAGTGAAGAAATTCTGTTTTCAGACAGCTTCCTTAATATTTTGCACTGCCTCTAGTTCTCATATGCTGCATTCACTTAATATGAAACCACTGGAATTGTTGGTCATTGATGAATCCGCACAAGTGAAAGAGTGTGAATTGATCATACCATTACAACTGCCTGGCCTTAGGCATGCTATTCTTTTCGGTGATCACTGTCAGTTACCTGCAATGGTTAATAGCAAT GTTTCTGCCAGAGCTGGCTTTGGGAGAAGTTTATTTGAACGATTGAGTCTCATGGGCCATTCAAAGCACTTTTTGAATATCCAGTACAGGATGCATCCACTTATAAGTTTCTTCCCTAATTCCAAATTCTATGGCAATAAGATTGTGGATGCACCAAATGTTAAAAGTGGTCTTGCAAAACGCTATCTTCCGGGTCAAATATTTGGCTCATATTCTTTCATAAATATTTCTTGTGGGATAGAAGAACTGGATGGTATTCACCATAGCTGGAAAAATATGGTTGAAGTTGCTGTTATAATAAAAGTAGTGAATAATCTATATAAAG AATGGAATGGCTCAAAGCAGAAGCTTAGCATTGGTGTTATATCTCCATACACTGCGCAAGTTATTGCAGTCCGAGAGAAAATTGGGAAGAAGTACGAAAACCTTGATGGATTTGCAGTGAAAGTGAAGTCAATTGAAGGGTTCCAAGGTGGAGAAGCAGATATCATAATCCTATCTACTGTAAGATGTAATAGTGATGGATCAATTAGTTTtgcttccaatcatggtagaaTTAATGTAGCTTTGACAAGGGCCAG ACATTGTCTTTGGATTTTGGGAAATGAAACAACCCTTTTAAATAGTCAATCTGTCTGGAAGTCAATTGTCTGTGATGCTAAAGATCGTCAGTGTTTTTATAATGCTGATGAAGATGAGAACTTGGCCAAATTCATGTTGGAGGTCAAGAAGGAGCTGAATGAATATGATGACTTGCTTAATTTTGATAGTGTACTTTTTGAAAGTGCTCGGTGGAAG GTTCTCTTTAGTGATTACTTCAGGAAGTCATTTAAAAAGCTGAGAtcaattgaaatgaaaaagttGGTTATTAATTTATTACTGAGGCTTTCTAGTGGCTGGAGACCAAAGAATAAGAAATGTAACTTAATTCATGACAACACGTCAGGGATGTTGAAGCAATTCAAG GTGTTGAAGGTCTGGGACATTCTGCctttggaggatattccaaaaTTGGCTATACGTCTTGATGCTTTATTTGGAAAGTATACAAATGATTATCTTAATCGTTGTAAGGCGAAATGTTTTGATGG GGATTTGGAAGTTCCCATGAGTTGGGTAACTTCCCTCGACTTTGTCCGTTACAAGAATAGTAGCTACACTGGAGATATGGCTGATTCAGATGATGTTTATTTTGGTAGAAGAACATTTGTTGAGAACTCCATGGTGAGTGACAGTTTGACACTGATGAAATTCTACTCATTGTCCTCCGGTGTAGTGAGCCACTTGCTCTCTCGCTGTGATGGTAAGGAATTGGACTTTCCATTTGAGTTGTCGGACCAGGAAACAGACGTAATCCTTTTCGATAGAAGTTGTTTCATTCTTGGAAG GTTTGCCTGTGTTGGGGATGATTCAGAGGGAAGCACATCTACTGGTTTAGATGAAATTGATGAGATGTTACAATTTACAGATATACCAGATTCTTTTATTGATCTTCCATCAAAATTGTATCCCCTTGTATTAACTTTCCATAAGTTCTTGATGATGCTTGATGGAACAGTAGGCAATTCGTTCTTTGGAAGATTCCCTGAGGCAATTGGACATTCTCGTGGCACAAAAAGAGCTTCAAAATCAGTGGCCTTGAAAACTTTTATTAGAACAAAGGAGGTTAATTACGAGAGATTCAGGTCATCTTACTGGCCCCAATTTAATAATGAACAAACCAAGAAATTTGATTCTTCTACTGTTTTCACTGAGATAATGTCTCACATAAAGGGTGGGCTGCCAGCAGGAGAGAGCTGTGATGATAAACTTGGTCTAGAGGATTACCTTTCGTTGGCTGAGCGCCGGGTATCCACTTTAAGCAG gaaaaagatgGAGAGGGGTGAATTTGACTTAGCTGATTTGGTGATTGATATTCATAACCGACTTAAAGTTAATAGATATGATGGTGACAATATGGATTTTGTGTATATTGATGAGGTGCAGGATCTTAGCATGAGGCAAGTTGCTCTTTTcaaatatttatgtaaaaatGTTGCTGAAGGATTTGTCTTTTCAGGTGATACAGCACAAACTATTGCAAGGGGCATTGATTTTCGGTTTCAGGATATAAAATTCCTATTCTATAAGGAGTTTCTACTGGGCTCTGGAAATGATGGTGCTTAtgggaaaaaagagaaaggaaaaattgCAGATGTTTTTCAGTTGAGCCAGAACTTTCGAACCCATGCTGGCATTTTGAACTTAGCTCAGAGTGTTATTAACCTTCTTTACCATTTCTTTCCATTATCTATTGATACATTAAGGCCTGAGACAAGTCTGATAGATGGTCAAGTTCCAGTATTGCTTGAATCTGTGAATGGTGAGAATGCTTTTATATCTATATTCAAAAATTGTGGAAATGATGGGGGGAAAATTATTGGTTTTGGGGCTGATCAGGTTATATTAGTAAGAGATGACATTGCCAGAAACAAAATTGTGGACTATGTTGGAAAGCAGGCTCTTATTCTGACAATAATGGAGAGCAAGGGCCTTGAGTTTCAG TATCAGCAATACCTGAAATGGCAGTCTTCAGTAATTAAGCTAATATTGGGCATCACACGA GATGTGTTTTTGTATAACTTTTTCGGCTCATCACCTTCAAAAAATCAATGGAGAGTAATATACAAGTATATGATAGAAAATGATCTCCTCGACTCAACTTCTACGACATCATTTCCAAGTTTTATCTGGGGCAAACATAATATGCTTTGCTCTGAACTGAAGCATTTGTATGTAGCTATTACTCGTACAAGGCAGAAGTTGTGGATTTTTGAGAATGTCGAAGAACTCTCTGAACCCATGTTTGTTTACTGGAAAAAATTGGGGTTTGTTCAAGTCCGAGAATTCAATGAGTCACTTGCACAAGAGATGCAAGTTGCAAGCAGCCAAGAGGAATGGAAGTCTCGTGGCATCAAG TTCTTTTATCAGAATAACTATGAGATGGCAAGAATGTGCTTTGAAAGAGCTGGAGAGATATATTGGGAAAAATGGGCCATGGCTGCTGGCCTACGAGCAGCTGCTAACCATATGAGTTGCTCAAATTCCCAATTGAAGCATATAAATCTAATGAAAGCTGCTGAAACATTTGATTCCATTGGAAAGTCTGAGTTATCTGCCCAGTGTTATTATGAGGCCAATGAGTATGAAAGAGCAG GAACAATTTATCTGGATAAGTTTGGGAATTCTAAGTTGGAAGATGCAGCAGAATGTTTTACAAGGGCAGGTTGTTATAAGACTGCTGCTCAATTATATGCTAAGTGCAACTTATTCACAGAGTGCATGTCTGTCTGCAGTGGTGGAAAATTATTTGATATGGGTTTCCAGTTTTTACAATACTGGAAAGATAATGCTCTTTCAAATAATGGTTTGTTAAATAGTAATTCTGACATAGAAGAAACTTCACAGATGTTTCTAGAGAGTGCTGCACGTTATTACCATGAGATTAAATATagcaaaaaaatgatgatgtttGTCAAAGCTTTTCATTCTAAGAATTCGATGCGTGCTTTCTTAATGTCTTTGGGTTCCCTTGATGAGCTTCTCTCATTGGAAAAAGAATGGGGCAACTTTCAGGAGGCTGCAAAAATAGCAAGAATGCAAGGGGATCTGCTGCTTGAGGCTGATCTGCTAGAGAACACTGGGAATTATGAAGATGCATCTCTGTCCATCCTGTTATATGTTTTTGCCAACTCTCTTTGGGCACCTAGGAGTCAAGGCTGGCCCTTGAAGCAATTTCCAAGAAAAGAGAAGCTTTTGACTAAAGCAAAAGAATTTGCAAAGAATGGTTCAGACAACTTTTTTGAGTTTGTTTGCACAGAGGCAAATATTTTATCTGACCAAGAGTGTAGCTTGCCTGAGTTAATGCAAAATTTCAGGAGTTCCCAGAGACATAACAGT AATAAGATTTGGAATATATTTGAGTTTCTTGGGTGTCCTGGAAATGGGGATGTTTCTGGGGAGTTCTGTCTGAGTTACTTGGCTGTGAACAAACAGTTTATAGATACAAAGGTTGTCTACCTTCTACTGAAACCTGATGCATATTGGTTGAGAGAAATCGATGACCAATATTTCATGAAGAAGGGGAAATTGGTTAGCATTGGTGCTCTCAGATTTGCACAGGCTGCTCGAAGATATTGGTGTTCAGAAATATTTTCTGTTGGTGTGGGGATGTTAGAAAAGCTGAAAGCCCTTTACGAGTTTGCAACCCAGAATGCATTGCCCCTATACAGCCAAACCTTTCCTGTTGTTCATATGTTTGTGCTTTCAAAATCTCTGATGGAAACCAG TATAGATCCCTTGGATTGGCGAAAATTGTTGACTGAGAATATGATTTTTCTCAGGGCGATGGAGCAGTATAAGAGTGTACTCCAAGAAGTTATCATTAATACCATTAATTCAACTAGTAAGCTAACAACACATGCACAGGTTGGAAAAGTCACTATAGGAACTTTTGGTTCCGGAAAACTATCCAGTCAACTATATAAGCAGATCACAGAAGTGTTTGACAGAAATTCACCCTGGAGAGAATTCTTTCTTACATTAGGAGAGAATGCAGCTCAAAGAGAAGTCTATCTGGTTCACAAGTTCCATAAAGCTTTAGAAGATACTTATAATGCTCGCTGGGCAAATGTTAATAATTACATCTCCCCTGGATGTTTCTTGTATCTTGTTGAGCTCCTTCTAATCTGGGTATGTAGTTTGAGGGAAACCTTTTTCACTTCAAAATCTTCTTTTGTTGAATGGCTTATACACCGGGAATGGAAAGCCATCCGAAATACCAATTCTCTAGCTGCCAAAGTCGATGAATCATCTTTAGTTGTTATCCTTGAGTTTGTGTCCTGCATAATTGAGCAGCTTCTGTATCACGAGCAGGATACCATTAATTGGTTTGGAAAAGCTAATATTATTTTGGACCCGGATAGCTATTTGCTATTAGTGTTGAGATTGTTTGTTGTTACATGTGTGCTTTGTctgtgttaa